In Bradyrhizobium sp. 200, the sequence TTCCAGCCCATGTGCGGAATTTTTAGGTTTTCCTCGCGCGGTGAGATCTTCTCGACGTCGCCCTCGATCCAGTTGAATCCATCGGTTACGACGTGCTCCTTGCCGCGCGTGGCCATCAACTGCATGCCGACGCAGATGCCGAAGAACGGCCGCGCCTTGACGCGCACCGCTTCCGTCATGGCTTCCAGCATGCCGTCCACAGCGTCGAGGCCGCGGCGGCAATCGGCGAAGGCGCCGACGCCGGGAAGCACGATACGGTCGGCGCGGTACACGGCCTCCGGATCGCGCGTCACCATGACCTTCTGCGGATCTTCCATGCTCCGCGATGCCCGCTCGAAGGCTTTGGCCGCCGAGTGAAGATTGCCGGAGCCGTAATCGACGATCGCAACGGTCATCGCGGCCCTCCCGGTTCCGGAAACAGGCCGATGATCCCGCC encodes:
- the hisH gene encoding imidazole glycerol phosphate synthase subunit HisH; the protein is MTVAIVDYGSGNLHSAAKAFERASRSMEDPQKVMVTRDPEAVYRADRIVLPGVGAFADCRRGLDAVDGMLEAMTEAVRVKARPFFGICVGMQLMATRGKEHVVTDGFNWIEGDVEKISPREENLKIPHMGWNTLDMIREHPVLERLSLGPKGRHAYFVHSYHLNASNEADVLARADYGGPVTAIVGKDTAIGTQFHPEKSQRFGLALISNFLKWKP